The Hippoglossus stenolepis isolate QCI-W04-F060 chromosome 3, HSTE1.2, whole genome shotgun sequence genomic sequence tgtctgggcccctagCAGCgagagaggtctgaaattttgatgagcttccactgcggcccttggtggctcagcccgggtTTTCAAAaattctgccagttacaggtccaaagatgatgccagaggacagttgatcctgaaatccacacagcagTTCATCTGGCCACGCAGGGGGCCCTAGATTCAGAGCAGAGCTAAGccgcacccaggaggtgcatgaaaatctgatggctctagctcaaccagaagtaaaaaaaacacctctaactgTGTTtcagctgactgcacagacggcctgtactgaatggacactgaaaagggccactgtctaaATTTTAGCAAagtagaggtctgaaattttggatgagttTCCCCTGTGGCCCTTTGTGGTTTCTGCCTTtagtttcaaagttctgccagttacaggtccaaagatgatcctaGAGGCCAAAGATCCTGAAACTACACATGGCAGTTCGGTCCTGGACAACCCAGGGGACtctatattcgcagcagagcttaagcccggcaccaGGAGGTACAGAAAAACTGGTGCCTCTAGGCCAACCGGAAGTAAAAACACTCTAAtctctttgtctcagctgctgatcacagacggcctgtactgaatgatACCAGCAAGGGCCACTGTCtgccccttagcagcgagaggtctgaaattttggatgagttTCCCTGTGGCCCTGGTGGCTCCACCTGGGTTTTAAAGTTCTGCTAACagcaggtccaaagatgatcccagaggccagttgatcctgaaatccagaCAGCAAACAGTTCGGGCCCTGGCCACGAGAGAGGGGCTCCagatctgcagcagagcttaagctcggcacccaggaggtggcTGAAAATTTgatggctctagctcaaccagaagtaaaaaaacacctctaactttgtttcagctgaatgtacagacggcctgtactgaatggacactgaaaagggctACTGTCTGGGCCCCTAGCAGCGAGGTCTGAAATTGAGAGCCTCCTGTGGCCCTTGGGTACTggcctggttttcaaagttcacagttacaggtccaaagatgatcccagaggctGAGTTTGATCCTGAAACCACATTATGCAGTTCAAATCCTAACAACCAGGGATTCAaattcgcagcacagcttaagccatacacaggaggtgcatgaaaatctggggctctagctcaaccgaagtttaaaacaactttgtctcagttgctgactgcacagacggtcGTATCAAATGatacactgaaaagggccactgtctgggcccttagcagcgagaggtccAGAAATCTTGATGAGCCTCCTGCGCCCTGGGTGTCTGtagcccggttttcaaagttctgccagttacaggtccaaagatgatgccagaggccattGATCCTGAACTAATATTAGTGCAAAGTTCGGGTCTCTAACACTTAGGGCCTCAGATCTGCAGCAGAGATTAAATCGCACCCAGGAGGCAAAGGAAAATCTgatggctctagctcaaccagaagtaaaaaaaaacctctaactgtctCAGCACACTgtacagacggcctgtactgaatggacactgaaaagggccaccgtctgggccccttagcagcgagaggtctgaaatttaaTATTCTCCTGTGGCCCTTGGTGGCCTATCGGGTTTTCAAAGTTTCCAagcagttacaggtccaaagatgatcccagaggccagttgatcctgaaatccactccaggtgcagttcggtcctcATCAACCCAGGGactatattcgcagcagagttGGTCTGCACCCAGGAGggtgtgcatgaaaaatctggtggctctagctcaactagaagtaaaaacaatttaacttttgtttcagctgctgactgtACAGACTGCTCAGGTATTGAATGGAGACTGaaaaggccactgtctgggcccctttaGCAGCGAGCGTAGAGGTCCGGTTTTGGATGAGCTCTGCGCCCTTGCGGCTCAGCCTGGTTTCAAAGTTCCGCCAGTTACAGGTGCAAAGATGACGCTGATAAAGATCCTGAATCCAAACAGGtagttcggtccctgaaccacccagggacgccatattcgcagcagagcttaagccttCAACTAGAGGCTACGAAAAAGATGGTGGCCCCACTCGTCCAGAAGTAAAAAACTGgaactgttgtctcagctgccgACTGTACAGACGATCGTACTGAATGGATAATCGAAAAGGGGCTACCGTCTGGGCCCTGGCAgcgaggtctgaaatttggatGAGCTCCCGCGCCCTTGGTGGTCGTTGAGGCCTGCTGAAAGTTCTGCtagttacaggtccaaagatgatacagaggccagttgatcctgaaccaCACAGGTGCAGTGTTCGTTCCCGAACCACCCAGGCACCATATCTGGCAGAAAGAGTTTAAGCCCGGCACTCCACAGAGGTGCAaggaaaaatctggtggctctagctcaaccggaagtTAAAAAACActtctaacttttgtctcatgTTGACTGCCAGACGGCTTGTACTGAATGTGGACATCAGCAAGGGCcctctgtctgggccccttagcagcgagaggtgtGAACCATGAGCTCACGTCCTGGTGGcccagcctggttttcaaagttccacagttacaggtccaaagatgatgccagaggccagttgatcctgaatcCACACAGGCAAAGTTctgtccctgaaccacccagggacttatcgcagcagagtttaagcctggcacccaggCATGAAAAACTGGTGGCtctaactcaaccagaagtaaaaaaactctaactgttgtctcagctgacTGAACAGACGgtctgtactgaatggacactgtaaaagggccactgtctgggccttaGGCAGCCATAGAGGTCTGAAATTCTGGATGAGCTCCTGCGGCCCCTTGGTGGCTCAGTccgttttcaaagttctgccagttacaggtccaaagatgatgccagagtcgAGTTGATCCTGAACTATTAAAGCAGTTCCTGGTCCCCGAACAACCCAGGATCCCAAATTcacagcacagcttaagcttggtacacaggaggtgcatgaaaatctggtggctcttaGTCAGAAGTTAAAAccctctaactgttgtctcgCCGTTGACCGTACAGACgacctgtactgaatggacactggaAAGTAATGTCTGGGCctccttagcagctagaggtctgaaatttgatgagctctccctgcggTCTGGTGGCTTCAGCCTGCCTTTGGTAaaaaagttctgccagttacaggtccacagatgatgccagaggcagTTGATCCTGGaaccacacaggtgcagttcggttCCGAACCACCCAGGCAATCTACATATCTGCAGCAGCTTAAGCCCATAATCTTATGGGTATTGAAAATCAGTGGTTCTAGCTCAACCaataaaaaacacctctaactttgtctcagctgctgactgcacagacggcctgtactgaatggacaccaGTGCTACTCTGTCTGGCCTCCTAGCAGCGAGAGGtgtgaaattttggatgagcctcCCACGCTCCCTGTggctcagcctggttttcaaaagttctgccagttacaggtccaaagatgatgccagaggccagttgatcctgaaatccacacaggtgcagttcgttCCTGAACCACCTAGGACGCCATATTCGCAAAGAGTttaagcctggcacccaggaggcatgaaaatctggtggctctaactcaaccagaagtaaaaacctctaactgtctcagctgctgactgaacagacggcctgtactgaatggacactgaaagggccaccAGTCTGGCctcccttagcagcgagaggtctgaaattttgatgagctctccTGCGGCCCTGGTGGCTCAGTCCGGTcgcaaagttctgccagttacaggtccagaCATAGAGGCGAGTTTATCCTGAAATTCATTATTGCCaagtgcagttcggtccctaACAACCCAGGGATCCCACCcccgcagcacagcttaagctaTACACAGGAGGTGCAAGAAAAATCTGGGGCTCTATTTCAACCGGAAGTTTAAAAGAAACTCTAActttgtctcagttgctgactgcacagacggcctgtactgaatggacactgaaaagggccactgtctgggccccttagcagctagaggtctgaaattttgatgagttTCCCGCGCCCTGTGGgtcagcccagttttcaaagttctgcagttacaggtccaaagatgatcccagaggctAGTTGATCCTAACCATCAGGTGCAGTTTCGGTCCctctgaaccacccagggaccctatatctgcagcagagtttaagcCTGAaacacccaggaggtgcatgaaaatctgtgGCCTCTATTTCAACCGGAAGTAAAAACCACCctaacttcttttgtctcagctgctacactgcacagacggcctgcAATTTGAATGAGACTTGAAAAGGGCCACCGTCTGGGGCCCCTTAGCAtgcagaggtctgaaattttggatgagcctcCCTGCGGCCCTGTGGCCCAGCCcgggtttcaaagttctgccagttacaggtccaaagatgatgccagaggccagttgatccagAACCACACAGGTGTCTGGGCCCCGAGCTACGCAGGGCCCTAGATTCTATAGAGTTTAAGCTCGCACCCAGGTGTGATGAAATCTGTGGTTTCCATTTCCACCAGAAGTTTTaaaactctaacttttgtcCAGCCACACTGTGCCAGACGGCCTGTAattgaatggacactgaaaagggccattGTTCAACTTTAGTGAGGTCATCTGGAAATTTGGATACGATTTCACGGCCCCCTTGCAGGCTCAGCCCGGGTTTTCAAAGTCTccgccagttacaggtccaagatgatgGAGGCCAGTTGACTTGAaccacaggtgcagttcggtccccgaaccacccaggaccatattcgcagcacagcttaagcctggcacccaggaggcaGCTGAAAAATCTgatggctctagctcaaccaggaaaaaaaataatctaacttttgtttcagctgctgatCAGACGGTTTGTattgaatggacactgaaaggcgCCAATCTGGGCctcttagcagcgagaggtctgaaatttgatGAGCTCTCCTCGGCCTTTGGTGGCTctgcctggttttcaaagttctgccagttacaggtccagaTGATCCTAGAGGCGAGTTTTATCCTGAAATCCACATTAAGTGCAGTTCCGATCCCCAACAACCCAGGGATCCGACTGCAGCACAGCgaagcttggcacacaggaggtgtaCGAAAATCTGGGGCTCGGCTCAACCGAAGTTTAAAAAATCCTAACTTTGGTCTCAGTTGCTGATCAAAAGGACGGCCTGTACCAATGGATaactgaaaagggccactgtctagCCTCAGCAGCGAGGTCTGCACctgatgagctctccctgcggccCCTTGTAACAAACAGTTTCAAAGTTCCAAGTgagttacaggtccaaagatggtccagaggccagttgatcctgaaatcactTCAGGTggttcggtccccgaaccacctAGGGGcctatattcgcagcagagttGAGGTCTGCACCCAGGAGGTGGctgaaaatctggtggctctagcttCAACCGGGCAAAAACCACCTCTAACTTTGTCCTAGCTACAGACTGCACAGACGGCTTGAACTGAATGGGCTGACTGAAAAGGGCTGTCGTCTGGGTCCCTTAGCAGCGAGACGCCTGAATTTTGGATGAGCCTCCTGCGGTGCTTGGTGTCGCCTGTCAAactgccagttacaggtccaaagatgatgccatgaggccagttgatcctgaaatccacattATGGTGCAGTCTGGTCCCCTGAGCCACCGCAGGGGCCCAGATTCACAGAAAGCAAGTTAAgtcggcacccaggaggtgatGAAAATCTGGTGCTCTAATGCCAGAAGTttaaaaaactctaacttttgtctcagctgctgactgcagcAGACGGTCTCTGTACCACTGAATGGAtgactgaaaagggccactgtctgggccttagcagcgagaggtctgaaattttgatgagctctccTACGGAATTTTTCTCCTTGGTGGCTCAGTCAGCCTGGCTTTCTGTGGTGTTCTGCTAGTTACAGGTccagatgatgccagaggccagttgatcctgaaactacacaggtgcagttcggtcccgaacaACCCATAGGATCCCCAAACACCGCAGCACAGTTTAAGCTCTGGCACAcagaggtgcatgaaaatctggggTTTAGCTCAACCGAAGTttaaaaaactctaactttgtctcagttgctgactgcacagattgcctgtactgaatggacactgaaaagtgctactgtctgggcccttagcagcgaggtCTGGAAATTTGGATGAGCCTCCTCatggcccttggtggctcagcccggttttcaaagttctgccagttacaggtccagatgatgccagaggccagttgatcctgaactaATAGGtggcagttcgggccccgacATAATGTAAGAGGGGCCTCAGATTGCAGAGTTAAGCCTTGGCACCAGGAGGTgtatgaaaaatctggtggctctacNNNNNNNNNNNNNNNNNNNNNNNNNNNNNNNNNNNNNNNNNNNNNNNNNNNNNNNNNNNNNNNNNNNNNNNNNNNNNNNNNNNNNNNNNNNNNNNNNNNNGTCTCAATCCGTTATggtgaaagaaaacaatcaaaagtCATCAAAAGGTCTTGCAGCGATTCTGAACCACGGTTTGACAGTTTCTGagcactgctgtagtttatccaaggatgaagaagaactgttcaacttggtccacagactgaaggcacactgccccacccccaatgactgctacagagtgctggtcgcctgtttattccatatttattaatattgaaacCTGAATGCAAGCTTCTCATTTTCATGAGAGTTTCTGTCTTTCCACTCATCCTTCCTTTCAGTCTCAGGTGGAGGTGTACAGTGTCACCGTGGAGTGCACGGTGATGTCTCGTTTCGCCCACACCGTCATGACCTCCAAGGCTCTGAACAAAGCAAACTCCTCGCAGGAAATCTTCTTTGAGGTGGACCTGCCCAAGACCGCCTTCATCACCAACTTCAGCATGTCAGTACTTCCCCACTCTCATTTCAACTCTCTCCGCACTCCAGCATGTTAACACATTCTGTTTATGACACAATCATTCTTCCTGCTTACTTTTACAATTATGCCCTGAAGCTGATTTTAACTAAAATGACCcagtttatttacttttcttaagTTGCATCATGCAgttctcatctctctgtctctttaaaagGGAGATTGAAGGTCAGGTGTATGCCggggaggtgaaggagaaagagaaagccaAGAAACAGTATGAGAAGGCTGTTTCCTCTGGACAGACTGCTGGACTGGTCAAGTGAGTCTCTGGAGATGAAGAAATACATAAACCCAGCCCTCCAAACACTATCTGCACATCTGCAGCTATCACTtatatctgtgttttatttcagggtCTCtgggagaaagatggagaagtTCTCAGTTTCTGTCAACATCGCAGCCAATAGTAACGTGACCTTCACTCTGACCTATGAGGAGCTCCTTCAGAGGAAACTGGGCCATTATGAGATTTTAACTCGAGTTAAACCCAAAACCCTGGTCCAGGAGTTTCAGGTGCATCTCTGCTCATGATTCTATTTCTACCTTATGGTGATTTAAATGATCCTGAATGAAATTTTGTCCTCacaaatgatgtgtgtgtctatttgtgtgAGGAGACAGATTGTGACAAATATCTTCGAGCCTCAGGGCATTACGTTTGTTGATGCCCATGCAACCTTCCTTTCTAATGAACTGCTCCCCCTGGTGGACAAAACCGTCACAGACAAAAAGGTGCGTGGCACAGTAGCCCTTCAGAATTCAAAACAATTTAGGTTTCACTTCCTTTTCTTCACATGCAACATCATTTCTGGTCCAAGAATAATAAAGAACAAGCTGAGCTCAGTGTGTTTATCCCTATATCAGGCACACATCTCGTTCTCACCaactgtggagcagcagagaaagtgtCCAGGTTGTGATGGAACACTCATTGATGGAGATTTTGTCATCAAATATGACGTAAACCGAGCAAAGGGCTTTGGGGACATTCAGGTCAGCTGTCACTAAACTCAGTGTCTGCtgcacaaattaaacaaatattgaTGAATCTGTGATTAATTTGTTTCATTCCTTCATGTAAATCATGATCATCTTCCCTTCAGATTGTGAATGGATACTTTGTGCACTTCTTCGCTCCACCTGAGCTGCCCAGACTCCCAAAGAATGTGGTGTTTGTGATCGACAGGAGCGGATCAATGAGTGGGAGAAAGATGGCCCAAGTGAGAGGCCTTTTAATTTTATATGTTGATGTAGTTCTGATGTATTgacgtgcacatgcacacactgtgacctctgaccttgtACTCCTTTGTAGACACGAGAGGCAATGCTGGAAATCCTCAAAGACCTCCACGAGGAGGACCACTTTGCCCTGATCCCGTTTGACCATAATATAACTCCCTGGAGGGGCTCACTTAGCAAAGCTACCAAGGAAAATGTGGATGAGGCCAGGGGCTACGTGAGGCACTTACGAGACAATGGAGGTTAAGAGAATAACAAGTGGCACTTTTATCCCAAAtgtcttctttatttcttcaatGATAGAAATGTATCCTGATACAAGACATGTGACTGTTTGCGTTTTCCTTCTAGGAACCAATATCAATGACGCAGTGTTGACAGGTGTGAGAATGCTGGTCAAagacaggaaggagaagaggcTCCCTGAAAGGAGTAAAGATAGCGGATTATTTAATGATCAGATGGAATGCCAAATTCTGGTGAGGATGTTGAGTGTGCACATACTGTTGGATATATTTGATCAATGTACTTTAGGTTTAGCATTAAACCTGTGGATGTTGTATCTCTGGCTTTGAAGGAGAGACTAACCTCCAGAAGATCCAGGAGAATATGCGTTTTGCCATCGGAGGAAAcatgtctctgttctgtcttgGGTTTGGCGATGATGTGGACTACTCCTTCCTGGATGTGATgggcaaacaaaacaaaggacTGGCCCGCAGAATATATGAAGCTTCAGATTCAGCCATTCAACTTCAGGTGAAGGAATTAGACTGACTACAATTCTGAGCCAAtagttttttgtaattttgaaTTTAAACTGGAATGGCTGTCCCCTTGAATTCCACATGACCGAAATGATCGTTTGGACACAATCCTAAAAGTATTGAAGATACAAATACACTGCTGCTGATTAGCGACCGACTGAACATTACCTCAGCTACACATTGATGTTTGTCTCaggttaaaattaaaataaacagccATTTAATTAGcacattttgtaaaaataaattttaaacaATGTGTGTATGCAAATAATTTCAGGTTTCTATTTATGACGTTTTCTAGCCCTCTGCTCTTTTTGGAGGTGGACTCAAGCGTTATCCCGAGAATGCAGTAGACTTTGACAACCAACCACTAGCCAGCTTTTTAATGGCTCGGAGATTGTGGTGGCTGGTCGCTGACAGACAACGCACCTGGACAACTTACCGTGGAGGTGTTCAAGTAGGGGTGAGAAGAGGGAAATGGCTGAAATTTGGAGAGATACtaagatggagagaaaactTATGATTATTTCTCAAATTGCTTGTATTTCTTCCTGCTTTCTCTCGTAGTTTGAGGAAAAGCACGAAGGCAGGGCGAAGCTGTAGTGCTCTGAACTGGAATGTTGTGTACCCAGATGAGGAGTACATCTTTGGGGACTTCACAGAGCGCCTGTGGGCCTATCTGACCATCCAGCAAATTACTGGACAAGCAGGTTTGTTTGAGTCCTTAGGTTAATCTGAGTTGCTTTAGCTTGAAAATCATTTCCATTCGCCTTACTAGCGAGTAGTGCCTGTTCTCAACATGTCTGtttgaatgggctgtttgtttgtcctgtggTACTTCAGACCAGCaaagttctacaatatactgtcacttttcttATTGTTTGGGTTGCTGGACGTTGTATTCAGACTCAaaatcacaacttttcaaaataaaacctctctAATTCCACAAAGcgttacagcaacaaaacattgtgctttactttaaagacaaattgctaaagaggaaataattctatgaatgttgttgccttGATAGAGATCAGCCCCTGTGTATCTCTTATATGGtgaaatgataataatcaaTTTATCTAAATGATCTGGagacagataaagaaaaacacattcaactcCGTCCAGACTAAAGCCACATgtccccactgactgctacagagagCTGCTCGTCTgtttgttaaatacatttttattaatgaaGAATGTATAGCAGCCCCAAATCGCACCAAAGTctgcactgcacttcctctgacaatttacaatacacatgccaagtgtgaagtagatgaatggttcttgagatatgcagtccacatacagacagacagacatttgtggaatgaAGGCAGATGAAAATGATACTTTTGGCCATTGTCTGTGTTAATTTTAAATAAGTTTGTAATATTCATTTATAGATTCTATTATCGTTTTCTAAATTCAGGTGTCATTTGTTGCAGCTTCAATATCTTTTTTCATCCTGCAGCAAGAGTGGAACACCAGACGAGAAAGTCAATGCTACAGCAAAGGCATTGGACATGTCTCTGCAATACAGCTTCGTCACCCCTCTCACTTCCATGGTGGTCATCAAACCTGAAACCGAGGACGGGACTGAAAGCCCTCTTATTGCCGACAAGCTGACAGAGGgtaaagggaaagagaaaggcTTTAAAGAGTGATGCAGACCAACATTTACTGTAATACGTTCACAGGCATCACTGGCCattgaattcatattttttgtaaCATTCTATTCAGTTAACTAACCAGTAGAGGCTATACTGCTTCAGCTTGAACTGTACAAGGTattaatttgttctttttttgacagagcaaagacaacaggCTGACAAAATGGGTAAGACAGTAATGTTTTTTGACCTGTAGcataaaaaaagatgtataTGTTTAAGTAAATTCACTTCATtaatttgcttttttctttattattcctGTATCTAGCACATCGATTTGTAACCCCGGTTTCGAACACTTATTCTTCACCTACATATTTTGGTAAGCAATGGGCTACGGGTTTGGTATGTTGGCCATTTTCATCAACCTGGATGGCTATGGCACTATCGGTCAGTTGTTCTGTCAGTCCTTCATGAATGATGACTttgatcctctgacttttcaaTTAGGGGCTACCACAGGCAGGTTAATATCTTCTACCTATGTATTGacacatattattttatagatATTCACGGTCCTCGCTAATGAATACGATGGACTTTATCTCAATGGTAAACATTAAATGCCAGGCCAAACTTTTTAGCATCGGGGCTTATTGTGAGCATAGCCTGCTGTTATTAGCATTTAGATCAAAGCACAGCTGTACTGCTGTACTGCTCACCGCAAGGGCTGTTTGATATCATCactataaatattatatattaaaccCATCGTCTATTTTATATGAATTAAGTCATATTCATTACTGTCATTGTGCTCTGGTATCACTTGCAGTGGATGGAGATCCTCATTTCATGATAGAGCTGCCAGACAGAGACGACGCTCTGTGCTTTAACATCAATGACAATCCAGGAACCATTTTCACACTGGTTAGAGACCCAGAGTCAGGTCAGCCCAAGACCAGTATTAAATACAATGTTAATTTTTTCTCATTCAATCATATATTGTAGTGAGTGACTGAATTGTTTCCTCAGGTATTTTGGTCAATGGCCAGACAATTGGGGACAAGAAAATTCCCCTCGATGGTAAAATCAACACCTATTTCTGGCGGTTTGGCATCATCCACCGCACTCTGGGGGTGAGGCTGGAGGTCAGCACTCATGAGATCTCAGTGTTCCAGGATGGCAAATGGGTGAAGCTGCTGTGGTCTGACACAGGCTCTCTCAAAGGACCCAAGTGAGTGGCTGCACCATTGCATGCTTCTCCGTCGCTCAAAGAACCATCGCTCTACATGAGtaatatgaaatgtgaaatcCAGGCTCAGAATGaactcttctcttttctcctccagcgTGGATCTTCTTGTGAAGAAGGATCGCAGCCTAACGGTAACTCTAAAAGATTCAGTGAAGTTTGTGATCCTGCTGCACAAAGTGTGGCAGAAGCATCCGTACCATCAGGACTACTTGGGTTTCTACACCCTGGACAGCCATCTCCTCTCCCCTGCTGTTCACGGCCTGCTAGGTACAACGTGACGCTCATATGCTACATCCATAATGCTACgctttcattaaaaatgcatcaactcaTAATGGATACACCTGGCTCTCGTACCTAGTTTCAGAGATGCTAAAACAGAGACATTTGGAAAAGCTGCTAATGCATGTTTTAGTATGGACACTCACAACTGTCAGTTGCTCTGGGTCTTTTTCAATCATGATGTAGCTTTCGCTGATTCGGCTGGCAGGCTCAGGTCACATGAtccccttccagaagaaaacaactgggCTGCTTGGTTGAATGAGTAATCTATGTAAATTCCTGTTAACATTGGTACGGCATGCccaggagtgtgtgagtggtcatgtggatatgcgttttcaggccCCTAAGTATGGACAGAATCAAAACTGATTCGTAGCCAAAACGCTTGTGAGGACAGGGACTAATTTTAATTTCAAGGAATCGTAGTATGGATGAGGCTCATTTAGAACTAGGACTTTCATGGTTTAAGGTATATAGCAGCATTtagtatttacaacatttaaagCGGTGTCTTTATAGCAGAAAAAAGGAATAACATTAttgaaattaatattaataaatattaccTAAATGTCAGGCTTCTCCTCCAGGTCAGTTCTATCACGGGATTGAATATGAGGCACTGGACTCATGTCCAGGAGAAGTCCTGGCAGTTGTGACGCCACCATGTTCTGAAGGACAGGAACTCAACGTGACCAGGCACATGTCTCAGATAAGTGTCCCAATTCTCACCGTGGGAAGAGTTGAATGCAAAGTGTGTCCAAAATGAATAACTGCCCTTGCTTTGTAAACACGCTTGGTCTACATGACGCTTCTGCCTTGGTCCATGAGGCTGGCAGAGAGACTTCAGGGAGGAACGTGAAGGTTTGAGAAAATGTTCCCGTTGTCTATTCACAGTAACGGAACAGGCCTCATCGACGGAGATGCAGCAGACTACATTGTGTCAGGACTTTTCAAAACCTAAACACAGGTTACACATCAGTGTCAAACACAGAACCCATCATAGTGATAAAACGTTATTAAAATAGTTATACCTTCACAGTCATATACCCACACAGAATGGGAAGTAAGGGAATCCCAAAACAGTGACAAGCAAATGTGAGACAGGCTCATTTGTCGAATACATGGAATACACTGTTCTAAAGATGACTAAAGCTAAATTTCTATTAGTTAAACTTGTTTGTCTTTGATCCATACACAGCTTTTATGCACGGAAACTTTGATGAAATGGTTTATTACAGTTCATGTAGTCTACTAAAACATGGCACCTAATAAATTTGATCTCTATGGCAACAAATTGGTGAAATATTTATCATGGTTaaacatgaaagagagaaaatcctATTTGTGGCAAATGTCTTTGATTGTTCAGCTACAGGAACTATTCCCACCGAACCACAATATTGATGAAAATCTTGCTGTATATGTAACCTTGCATGAAGTAAATACTGAGTACACACCTATGGGCAAGTTG encodes the following:
- the LOC118104746 gene encoding LOW QUALITY PROTEIN: inter-alpha-trypsin inhibitor heavy chain H3 (The sequence of the model RefSeq protein was modified relative to this genomic sequence to represent the inferred CDS: inserted 4 bases in 2 codons; deleted 2 bases in 1 codon; substituted 4 bases at 4 genomic stop codons), giving the protein MSRFAHTVMTSKALNKANSSQEIFFEVDLPKTAFITNFSMEIEGQVYAGEVKEKEKAKKQYEKAVSSGQTAGLVKVSGRKMEKFSVSVNIAANSNVTFTLTYEELLQRKLGHYEILTRVKPKTLVQEFQIVTNIFEPQGITFVDAHATFLSNELLPLVDKTVTDKKAHISFSPTVEQQRKCPGCDGTLIDGDFVIKYDVNRAKGFGDIQIVNGYFVHFFAPPELPRLPKNVVFVIDRSGSMSGRKMAQTREAMLEILKDLHEEDHFALIPFDHNITPWRGSLSKATKENVDEARGYVRHLRDNGGTNINDAVLTGVRMLVKDRKEKRLPERSKDRIIXXSDGMPNSGETNLQKIQENMRFAIGGNMSLFCLGFGDDVDYSFLDVMGKQNKGLARRIYEASDSAIQLQVSIYDVFXPSALFGGGLKRYPENAVDXLTTNHXSQLFNGSEIVVAGRXQTTHLDNLLLPAFSRSLRKSTKAGRSCSALNWNVVYPDEEYIFGDFTERLWAYLTIQQITGQAGFKSGTPDEKVNATAKALDMSLQYSFVTPLTSMVVIKPETEDGTESPLIADKLTEEQRQQADKMAHRFVTPVSNTYSSPTYFVDGDPHFMIELPDRDDALCFNINDNPGTIFTLVRDPESGILVNGQTIGDKKIPLDGKINTYFWRFGIIHRTLGVRLEVSTHEISVFQDGKWVKLLWSDTGSLKGPNVDLLVKKDRSLTVTLKDSVKFVILLHKVWQKHPYHQDYLGFYTLDSHLLSPAVHGLLGQFYHGIEYEALDSCPGEVLAVVTPPCSEGQELNVTSNGTGLIDGDAADYIVSGLFKT